The following nucleotide sequence is from Staphylococcus chromogenes.
ATCCTAGTCCAAAGCCTGTGACATGACCAATGGCTGTAAACATGATTAAAAATGATGCACCAATAACAACATCTGATGAAACCATTAACACATTATTTAAAGTCAAAAAAGATATTTTAAGGGATTGATTTCTAATTTGATATAACATGAATGCCCCAAACAAACCAATCAACGTCGAAATAGCCGCGGCGATAAGTGCAACTGCAATTGTGTTGAAAACAACTTCTAATAGACGGGCGTTACCAAAAAGCGTCGCATAATGTTCTAATGTAAATCCTCCAAAGTGAACCATATTACCTTCACTATTAAAGGAATAAAACATGAGATAGAAAATGGGTAAATACAACACAACTAATAAACCAATCAAATAACTTTTACCTATCCATTTCATCGCGATGCACCTCCCTTATGTTTTGTACGTGTCAGTATAAGTAGAAGTGCCATGAACAACACGAGAAATAGTGCTATTGTTGAACCCATGCCATAATTTTGAATGACTAAAAATTGTTCTTCAATAGCTGTACCAATGTTTACCACTTTATTACCAGCGATTAAGCGCGTAATCATAAATAGCGATAAAGCCGGTATAAATGTGACTTGTATGCCTGTCTTAATGCCTTCTTTGGATAAAGGTAAGAGTACTTTGCGCATCGTCGTGAACGTGTTAGCACCTAAATCTTGCGCTGCATAAAAAAGTTGATTGTTAATATCTTTCATACTGTTATAGATTGGCAATAACATAAACGGAATATAAATATACGCAGAAACAATAACGAACGCAGGCGCTGTAAATAATAATCCTTGTGAAGGCAAATGTAAGGCATTCAAAATACGGTTGATAAGTCCATCTTGACTGAAAATACCGATAAATGCATAAGTCTTAAGAAGTAAATTCATCCAAGTCGGAATAATCATCACCAAAAGCCACGTTCCCGCATGCCGTGATTGTCGAATAAAATAGGCTGCCGGATAACTAATCAATAAACACACTAACGTTATGATAGCAGCATATAAAACAGACTCTGCAAACATGTACATATAACGCATAGTGAAAAACTGTTGATAGTTTTCAAAGGAAAAATGACCTTGTTGGTCTACAAAAGAAAAGTAACACAGCAAAATAACAGGAATTATAATAAATACAAGCATCCATAAAAAATAAGGGATAGCTAACCATCGACTAATATTTTTCATAATCTACGTCTCCATAACCTTCAATACGTCTATCAAATTCCTCTTCGGTTTCACCTGGAACCATGATATGAATCGCAACAGGATCAAAAAATAACCCGACTTTATCATTAATTTCCGCATTTTTAGTAGATTGTATCGTCCATTGGTAACCTTGTTCATCAATACATGTAATTTCGTAATGGACACCCCTAAACAAAGTTGAATGAACCGTCGCCTTGAATAACCCTTCTGAGGCATCAATTAACGAAATATCCTCAGGACGGATAATCACATCTACTTTCTTACCTGCTGGAATATCTTTATCGACGCAATCAAAATCTTGGCCATAAATATTGACCACATAGTCTTTCACCATACGCCCTTCGACTATATTAGATTCTCCGATAAAATCTGCAACATATCGGTTGACCGGCTCATCATAAATATCTAGTGGCGTTCCGAACTGCTCAATATTCCCTTCACGCATGACAAAGATATAGTCACTTAGCGCTAATGCTTCTTCTTGATCATGTGTAACAAACACAAACGTAATGCCTAGTCTTGATTGCAATTCGCGTAACTCATACTGCATTTCGGTACGTAATTTTAGATCTAAAGCGGATAAAGACTCATCTAATAATAAAATTTCAGGTTCATTCACAATCGCACGCGCAATCGCAATTCGTTGTTTTTGTCCCCCACTTAAAGATTGAATGTCGCTTTCAACATACTGTTCTAATTTGACAAGTTTCAAAGCTTCATAGACTTTCGTACGGATAGATTGCTTATCCATTTTTTTCATTTTCAAACCAAAAGCCACATTTTCATAGACATTTAAATGAGGAAATAACGCATAAT
It contains:
- a CDS encoding ABC transporter permease; the protein is MKNISRWLAIPYFLWMLVFIIIPVILLCYFSFVDQQGHFSFENYQQFFTMRYMYMFAESVLYAAIITLVCLLISYPAAYFIRQSRHAGTWLLVMIIPTWMNLLLKTYAFIGIFSQDGLINRILNALHLPSQGLLFTAPAFVIVSAYIYIPFMLLPIYNSMKDINNQLFYAAQDLGANTFTTMRKVLLPLSKEGIKTGIQVTFIPALSLFMITRLIAGNKVVNIGTAIEEQFLVIQNYGMGSTIALFLVLFMALLLILTRTKHKGGASR
- a CDS encoding ABC transporter ATP-binding protein yields the protein MTTLLSFHNVTKKYQGKTILKGIDLDIETGHFYTILGPSGCGKTTILKLIAGFEQADEGQIVYQGKTINNLPPNKRQVNTVFQDYALFPHLNVYENVAFGLKMKKMDKQSIRTKVYEALKLVKLEQYVESDIQSLSGGQKQRIAIARAIVNEPEILLLDESLSALDLKLRTEMQYELRELQSRLGITFVFVTHDQEEALALSDYIFVMREGNIEQFGTPLDIYDEPVNRYVADFIGESNIVEGRMVKDYVVNIYGQDFDCVDKDIPAGKKVDVIIRPEDISLIDASEGLFKATVHSTLFRGVHYEITCIDEQGYQWTIQSTKNAEINDKVGLFFDPVAIHIMVPGETEEEFDRRIEGYGDVDYEKY